In one Streptomyces sp. NBC_01288 genomic region, the following are encoded:
- a CDS encoding HelD family protein gives MSNSDEIHGEQEFIDGLYARVDALRGATEVSVTDALGQGNTPMQARLERDILVAERSGLLAALNAVDGSLCFGRIDLTSGVSHHIGRIGIRSDDADLTPILIDWRADVARPFYLATGHTPMDLRRRRHLTTDGRRVTALHDEILDLGDATRTGHEDPSGDAVLLAALNSARTGRMSDIVQTIQAEQDEIIRAPYRGVLVVEGGPGTGKTAVALHRAAYLLYEYRELLAKRAVLIVGPNPAFLGYIGEVLPSLGETGVLLATVGELFPGVKATATDSRAAAAVKGRADMADVLAAVVRDWQSLPDPVIAIEHDREILMLDDGLVRVARDRAREAQLPHNAAREHFEGHILNTLTEMVAERIGTDPFDGSNLLDPSDITQIRDELAENPEVWAAIDQLWPRLTPQYLVADFLADPVGYVSDDDADAIRRPVTRAWTVADVPLLDEAAELLGRDDRVRLARAQREREEQVSFAQGVLDVSFASRTFEFEDKEEGDPEGSEVLSAHDIIDAERFAERQEEEDHRSAAERAAADRTWAFGHIIVDEAQELSPMAWRLLMRRSPTRSMTLVGDPAQTAEAAGVGSWSEILAPYVEDRYDHTRLGVNYRTPAEIMDLAAAVVRAENPSFEPPSSVRSTGVRPWVRATDDLPGAVAKAVGELTPAEGRLAVIAPRDLHRRLAARLDGVTAGAEPDLTRSVVLLDPRQAKGLEFDSVLVVEPGRYGTSDLYVALTRATQRLGVLHTGSLPLSLAEAGVV, from the coding sequence TTGTCAAACAGCGATGAAATTCACGGTGAGCAGGAATTCATCGACGGCCTGTACGCGCGCGTGGACGCGCTGCGCGGCGCGACCGAGGTCTCCGTCACGGACGCGCTCGGGCAGGGCAACACGCCCATGCAGGCCCGGCTGGAGCGGGACATCCTGGTCGCCGAGCGCTCGGGGCTGCTCGCCGCGCTGAACGCCGTGGACGGCTCGCTCTGCTTCGGCCGGATCGACCTGACCTCCGGCGTCAGCCACCACATCGGCCGTATCGGCATCCGCTCCGACGACGCCGACCTCACGCCGATCCTGATCGACTGGCGGGCCGACGTGGCCCGCCCCTTCTACCTGGCCACCGGCCACACCCCGATGGACCTGCGCCGCCGCCGGCACCTCACCACCGACGGGCGCCGCGTCACCGCCCTGCACGACGAGATCCTCGACCTCGGCGACGCCACCCGCACCGGCCACGAGGACCCGAGCGGCGACGCCGTCCTGCTCGCCGCGCTCAACTCCGCGCGCACCGGCCGGATGAGCGACATCGTGCAGACCATCCAGGCCGAACAGGACGAGATCATCCGCGCGCCCTACCGCGGGGTGCTCGTCGTCGAGGGCGGCCCCGGCACCGGCAAGACGGCCGTCGCGCTGCACCGGGCCGCGTATCTTCTTTACGAATACCGGGAGTTGCTCGCCAAGCGCGCGGTCCTGATCGTCGGTCCGAACCCCGCGTTCCTCGGTTACATCGGCGAGGTGCTGCCCTCCCTCGGCGAGACCGGCGTGCTGCTGGCGACCGTCGGCGAGCTGTTCCCCGGCGTGAAGGCCACGGCCACCGACAGCCGGGCGGCGGCCGCCGTGAAGGGCCGCGCCGACATGGCCGACGTCCTCGCCGCCGTCGTACGCGACTGGCAGTCGCTGCCCGACCCGGTGATCGCCATCGAGCACGACCGCGAGATCCTGATGCTCGACGACGGTCTCGTACGGGTGGCCCGCGACCGTGCCCGTGAGGCCCAACTCCCGCACAACGCGGCCCGGGAGCACTTCGAGGGCCACATCCTCAACACGCTCACCGAGATGGTCGCCGAACGCATCGGCACCGACCCCTTCGACGGCAGCAACCTCCTCGACCCCAGCGACATCACCCAGATCCGCGACGAACTCGCCGAGAACCCCGAAGTCTGGGCCGCCATCGACCAGTTGTGGCCGCGGCTGACCCCGCAGTACCTCGTCGCGGACTTCCTCGCCGACCCCGTGGGCTACGTCTCCGACGACGACGCGGACGCGATCCGCCGCCCGGTGACGCGCGCGTGGACCGTGGCGGACGTACCGCTGCTCGACGAGGCGGCGGAGCTTCTCGGGCGGGACGACCGGGTGCGGCTGGCCCGGGCCCAGCGGGAGCGCGAGGAGCAAGTGTCGTTCGCCCAGGGCGTGTTGGACGTGTCCTTCGCCTCCCGGACGTTCGAGTTCGAGGACAAGGAGGAGGGCGATCCCGAGGGTTCCGAGGTGCTGTCGGCGCACGACATCATCGACGCGGAACGCTTCGCGGAGCGTCAGGAGGAGGAGGACCACCGCAGCGCCGCCGAGCGCGCGGCGGCCGACCGTACCTGGGCGTTCGGACACATCATCGTCGACGAGGCGCAGGAACTCTCGCCGATGGCCTGGCGGTTGCTGATGCGGCGGAGTCCTACGCGGTCGATGACCCTGGTCGGCGACCCGGCGCAGACGGCGGAGGCGGCGGGTGTGGGGTCCTGGTCGGAGATCCTCGCCCCGTACGTCGAGGACCGCTACGACCACACCCGCCTCGGCGTCAACTACCGCACCCCCGCCGAGATCATGGACCTCGCGGCGGCGGTCGTCCGTGCGGAGAATCCGTCCTTCGAGCCGCCGAGTTCGGTGCGGTCCACTGGCGTGCGGCCTTGGGTGCGGGCCACCGACGATCTGCCGGGGGCTGTGGCCAAGGCCGTGGGTGAACTCACGCCTGCGGAGGGGCGGTTGGCGGTGATCGCGCCGCGTGATCTGCATCGGCGGCTTGCTGCGCGGCTGGACGGGGTGACGGCCGGCGCCGAGCCGGATCTGACGCGGAGTGTCGTTCTGCTTGATCCTCGGCAGGCCAAGGGGCTTGAGTTCGACTCGGTGTTGGTCGTCGAGCCGGGGCGGTACGGGACGAGTGATCTGTATGTGGCGCTTACTCGGGCTACGCAGAGGTTGGGGGTGTTGCACACGGGGTCGCTGCCGCTGAGCTTGGCGGAGGCGGGGGTGGTGTGA
- a CDS encoding maltokinase N-terminal cap-like domain-containing protein, producing the protein MAETVTISGRTSPGLLASLDPLLREWLPRQRWFAGKGRPVTGFTLVAATELLPLDGNKPGLHHLLVQAHQSPNPGDCYQLLIGVREALPPRLAPALIGHVEEGPLAGHTVYEALYDPRPAEVLLEALRTQARIGGLRFERAPDAPEIAPGLTPRLMTAEQSNSSVVYGDTYILKLLRRIVPGTNPDLELPLALAREGCPRVPAPTAWLRAEFADEPYVLGVLQPFVQGAADGWELALSELSKGEDFGAEARSLGRATAEVHVALARALPTMTLGHAQLELLVHGMTERLEAAAQAVPALRPYAPGLHSAFSALANLAAEGQTWTAQRIHGDLHLGQCLHSPSGEWSLIDFEGEPSRPLAERRMPQPPVRDIAGMLRSFDYAAHSTTPAAPGWADMCRAAYCSGYAEVTGVDPRTDPVLLRAYETDKAIYEVLYEARHRPDWLPVPLSAVRRLANPTT; encoded by the coding sequence ATGGCGGAGACTGTCACAATTTCCGGCCGGACCAGCCCCGGCCTCCTGGCATCCCTCGACCCCCTCCTGCGGGAGTGGCTGCCCAGGCAACGGTGGTTCGCGGGCAAAGGCCGTCCCGTCACGGGTTTCACGCTGGTGGCGGCGACCGAACTGCTCCCGCTGGACGGCAACAAGCCAGGCCTCCACCACCTCCTGGTCCAGGCCCACCAATCCCCCAACCCCGGCGACTGCTACCAACTCCTCATAGGCGTGCGCGAGGCGCTGCCACCCCGGCTCGCGCCCGCGCTCATCGGACATGTGGAGGAAGGCCCGCTCGCCGGTCACACGGTGTACGAGGCCCTGTACGACCCCCGGCCCGCCGAGGTGCTCCTGGAGGCGTTGCGCACCCAGGCCCGCATCGGCGGGCTGCGCTTCGAACGGGCCCCGGACGCCCCGGAGATCGCCCCCGGCCTGACCCCACGCCTGATGACGGCCGAACAGTCCAATTCGTCGGTGGTCTACGGCGATACGTACATCCTGAAACTCCTACGCAGGATCGTCCCCGGCACCAACCCCGACCTGGAACTCCCGCTGGCTCTCGCCCGGGAGGGCTGCCCCCGGGTACCGGCCCCGACGGCGTGGCTACGGGCGGAGTTCGCCGACGAGCCGTACGTCCTGGGAGTCCTCCAACCTTTCGTGCAGGGCGCGGCGGACGGCTGGGAACTGGCGCTGAGCGAGTTGTCCAAGGGCGAGGACTTCGGCGCGGAGGCGAGGTCACTGGGCAGGGCGACGGCGGAGGTCCACGTGGCCCTGGCGCGAGCGCTGCCGACGATGACGTTGGGCCACGCGCAGCTGGAACTGCTGGTGCACGGCATGACCGAGCGCCTGGAGGCGGCGGCGCAGGCGGTACCGGCGCTCCGCCCTTACGCCCCCGGCCTGCACTCGGCGTTCTCGGCCTTGGCTAACTTGGCGGCGGAGGGCCAGACCTGGACCGCCCAACGCATCCACGGCGACCTGCACCTGGGCCAGTGCCTGCACTCGCCGTCCGGGGAATGGTCCCTGATCGACTTCGAGGGCGAGCCGTCCAGGCCCCTCGCGGAACGCCGTATGCCCCAGCCTCCGGTACGGGACATCGCGGGGATGCTCCGTTCCTTCGACTACGCGGCCCACTCGACGACGCCGGCGGCGCCGGGCTGGGCGGACATGTGCCGGGCGGCGTACTGCTCGGGGTACGCGGAGGTGACGGGGGTGGATCCGCGGACGGATCCGGTGCTGCTCCGCGCGTACGAGACGGACAAGGCGATCTACGAAGTCCTCTACGAGGCCCGCCATCGCCCCGACTGGCTCCCGGTCCCCTTGTCAGCGGTCCGCCGCCTGGCCAACCCCACGACCTGA
- a CDS encoding MerR family transcriptional regulator, which translates to MRIGELAARAGTTTRALRYYEARGLLPARRGGNGYRTYDEGDLKLLRQIRTLQDFGFDLEETRPFVECLRAGHPEGDSCPASLAVYRRKLAELDSLIGELQAVRAEIGVRLATVEEPVPLCELGGHEL; encoded by the coding sequence ATGCGAATCGGCGAGCTGGCCGCGCGGGCCGGGACCACGACGCGGGCCCTGCGGTACTACGAGGCGCGGGGGCTGCTGCCCGCGCGGCGGGGCGGCAACGGGTACCGGACGTACGACGAGGGTGATCTGAAGCTGCTGCGGCAGATCAGGACGCTTCAGGACTTCGGGTTCGACCTGGAGGAGACGCGGCCCTTCGTGGAGTGTCTGCGGGCCGGGCATCCCGAGGGGGACTCGTGCCCGGCCTCGCTCGCCGTCTATCGCCGGAAGCTGGCCGAACTGGATTCCCTGATCGGGGAGTTGCAGGCGGTGCGGGCGGAGATCGGGGTGCGGCTGGCGACGGTGGAGGAGCCGGTGCCGTTGTGCGAACTGGGAGGGCATGAACTGTGA
- a CDS encoding DUF2127 domain-containing protein — protein MKIDWDRRHCARHGHATYAPDETPLRERLRTETGFGEAWRCLRCGDFVLGEPHGSGPADQAPLVPRGKVLRDLFILRFLAIERAVRGVFIVLVAAAVWKFSNSQDSVRQLFDEYLDVFRPVFRHFHYDLDHSPIVGTIQKTFGYKHSTLVLVSVLLLAYALIELVEAGGLWYAKRWAEYLTVVATAAFLPLEIYELTEHISWLKIATLVLNILAVLYIALAKRLFGLRGGRKAFDEERESASLLEVETSAGVMV, from the coding sequence ATGAAGATCGACTGGGACCGGCGGCACTGCGCACGGCACGGGCACGCCACGTACGCGCCCGACGAGACGCCCTTGCGGGAACGGCTGCGTACCGAGACCGGGTTCGGGGAGGCCTGGCGCTGTCTGCGCTGCGGCGACTTCGTCCTCGGCGAACCGCACGGTTCGGGGCCTGCCGACCAAGCGCCCCTGGTGCCGCGAGGCAAGGTGCTGCGGGACCTGTTCATCCTGCGGTTCCTCGCCATCGAGCGGGCCGTGCGCGGGGTGTTCATCGTGCTGGTCGCCGCCGCCGTATGGAAGTTCAGCAACAGCCAGGACTCGGTGCGCCAGCTCTTCGACGAGTACCTCGACGTCTTCCGGCCCGTCTTCAGGCACTTCCACTACGACCTCGACCACTCGCCGATCGTCGGCACCATCCAGAAGACCTTCGGCTACAAGCACTCCACGCTGGTCCTGGTATCCGTACTCCTGCTGGCGTACGCGCTGATCGAACTCGTCGAGGCCGGCGGACTCTGGTACGCCAAGCGCTGGGCGGAGTATCTGACGGTGGTCGCCACCGCCGCGTTCCTGCCGCTGGAGATCTACGAACTCACCGAACACATCAGCTGGTTGAAGATCGCCACCCTCGTCCTCAACATACTCGCCGTCCTCTATATCGCCCTGGCCAAGCGGCTGTTCGGGCTGCGCGGCGGGCGGAAGGCCTTCGACGAGGAGCGGGAGAGCGCGTCCCTGCTGGAGGTGGAGACCTCGGCCGGCGTCATGGTCTGA
- the glgB gene encoding 1,4-alpha-glucan branching enzyme, with translation MATPSAPPTAPAPAPLPTPANTPDLATQPTPPTSPTPPPTPTISPALDAPDRDRLLHGTHHAPHSVLGAHSVPGGVAFRVFRPFALGVTVVAGQLKAELHDDGDGFFSGLLPLHGVPEYRLAVAYEGTVQEVEDAYRFLPALGDLDLHLIGEGRHEELWQALGARTMTHQGVTGTRFTVWAPDAQGVRLAGTFNFWDGTGAPLRSLGGTGVWELFMPGVGEGELYKFEITRPDGSKTMRADPMARRTEVPPATSSIVHASHYEWNDEEWLAQRTELPAHKAPLSIYELHLASWRPGLTYRQLAEQLPAYVKDLGFTHVEMMPVAEHPYGGSWGYQVTGFYAPTARLGTPDDFKFLVDALHQAGIGVLMDWVPAHFPRDDWALAEFDGRPLYEHEDPLRAAHPDWGTLEFDFGRREVRNFLVANAVYWCEEFHIDGLRVDAVASMLYLDYSREPGQWTPNEHGGRENLDAVAFLQEMNATVYRRVPGVVTIAEESTAWDGVTRATHHIGPGGFGGLGFGLKWNMGWMHDSLDYMSHEPVHRKHHHGEMTFSMVYAYSENYVLPISHDEVVHGKRSLVSKMPGDWWQQRANLRAYLAFMWAHPGKQLLFMGQEFAQGAEWSETNGPDWWLLDPSYGAEADHRGVRDLVRDLNTVYRHTPALWQLDTDPSGFQWITGDASEDNVFAFLRYDTDGSPLLAVSNFSPVVRPDYRLGTPDDIPAWHETLNTDTALYGGSDITNPDPIKPEPQPWHGRPTSIRVTLPPLATVWLRPA, from the coding sequence TTGGCCACGCCCTCGGCCCCGCCCACCGCACCGGCCCCCGCCCCGCTGCCGACCCCGGCCAACACCCCAGACCTGGCCACACAGCCCACCCCACCGACCTCCCCCACCCCTCCCCCAACCCCCACCATCTCCCCCGCCCTGGACGCCCCAGACCGCGACCGCCTCCTCCACGGAACCCACCACGCCCCCCACTCCGTACTCGGCGCCCACTCGGTCCCCGGCGGAGTCGCGTTCCGGGTGTTCCGGCCGTTCGCGCTCGGAGTCACCGTCGTGGCAGGGCAGTTGAAGGCCGAGTTGCATGACGACGGGGACGGGTTCTTCTCCGGGTTGCTTCCCCTCCACGGTGTGCCGGAGTATCGGCTCGCCGTGGCCTACGAAGGCACCGTGCAGGAGGTCGAGGACGCGTACCGGTTCCTGCCCGCGCTCGGTGATCTGGATCTCCACCTGATCGGTGAGGGCCGGCACGAGGAGTTGTGGCAGGCGCTCGGGGCGCGGACGATGACGCATCAGGGGGTCACCGGTACCCGTTTCACCGTGTGGGCGCCGGACGCGCAGGGCGTCCGCCTTGCCGGTACCTTCAACTTCTGGGACGGGACGGGCGCCCCGCTGCGCTCACTCGGCGGCACCGGAGTGTGGGAACTGTTCATGCCGGGTGTCGGCGAGGGCGAGCTGTACAAGTTCGAGATCACCCGGCCCGACGGTTCGAAGACGATGCGCGCCGACCCCATGGCCCGCCGCACCGAGGTCCCGCCCGCCACCTCCTCGATCGTCCACGCCTCGCACTACGAGTGGAACGACGAGGAATGGCTCGCCCAGCGCACCGAACTCCCCGCCCACAAAGCACCCCTCTCCATCTACGAACTCCATCTCGCCTCCTGGCGACCGGGCCTGACGTACCGCCAGCTCGCCGAGCAACTCCCCGCCTACGTCAAGGACTTGGGCTTCACCCACGTCGAGATGATGCCGGTCGCCGAGCATCCGTACGGCGGCTCGTGGGGTTACCAGGTCACCGGCTTCTACGCCCCGACCGCCCGCCTCGGCACCCCCGACGACTTCAAGTTCCTGGTCGACGCGCTGCACCAGGCCGGTATCGGCGTCCTCATGGACTGGGTGCCGGCCCACTTCCCGCGCGACGACTGGGCGTTGGCCGAGTTCGACGGCCGCCCCCTGTACGAGCACGAGGACCCGCTCCGGGCCGCGCACCCCGACTGGGGCACGCTGGAGTTCGACTTCGGCCGCCGTGAGGTCCGCAACTTCCTTGTGGCGAACGCCGTTTACTGGTGCGAGGAGTTCCACATCGACGGCCTGCGCGTGGACGCGGTCGCCTCGATGCTCTACCTCGACTACTCACGCGAACCGGGCCAGTGGACCCCGAACGAGCACGGCGGCCGGGAGAACCTCGACGCCGTCGCCTTCCTCCAGGAGATGAACGCGACCGTGTACCGCAGGGTGCCGGGAGTCGTGACGATCGCCGAGGAGTCCACCGCCTGGGACGGCGTCACCCGCGCCACGCACCACATCGGCCCCGGCGGATTCGGCGGCCTGGGCTTCGGGTTGAAGTGGAACATGGGCTGGATGCACGACTCGCTCGACTACATGTCGCACGAGCCCGTCCACCGCAAGCACCACCACGGCGAGATGACGTTCTCCATGGTGTACGCCTACAGCGAGAACTACGTCCTCCCCATCTCCCACGACGAAGTGGTCCACGGCAAGCGCTCGTTGGTGTCGAAGATGCCCGGCGACTGGTGGCAACAACGCGCCAACCTCCGCGCCTACCTCGCCTTCATGTGGGCCCACCCCGGCAAGCAACTCCTCTTCATGGGCCAGGAGTTCGCCCAGGGCGCCGAGTGGTCCGAGACCAACGGCCCCGACTGGTGGCTCCTGGACCCCTCCTACGGCGCCGAGGCCGACCACCGAGGCGTACGCGACCTCGTCCGCGACCTCAACACGGTCTACCGCCACACCCCCGCCCTCTGGCAACTGGACACCGACCCGTCCGGCTTCCAGTGGATCACCGGCGACGCCAGCGAGGACAACGTCTTCGCCTTCCTCCGCTACGACACCGACGGCTCCCCCCTCCTCGCCGTCAGCAACTTCTCCCCCGTCGTCCGCCCCGACTACCGCCTGGGCACCCCCGACGACATCCCCGCCTGGCACGAGACCCTCAACACCGACACAGCCCTCTACGGCGGCAGCGACATCACCAACCCGGACCCCATCAAGCCGGAACCCCAACCGTGGCACGGCCGCCCGACGAGCATCCGAGTGACCTTGCCGCCGTTGGCGACGGTCTGGCTGCGCCCGGCATAG
- a CDS encoding thioredoxin family protein, with product MDVTDENFAAEVIGAELPVLVEFTADWCPPCRQMGPVLRALAVEEADRLKVVQLNVDQNPETTNAYKVLSMPTFMVFRGGEPVKAMVGARPKRRLLEELADVT from the coding sequence ATGGACGTGACGGACGAGAATTTCGCGGCGGAGGTGATCGGGGCCGAGTTGCCGGTGCTGGTGGAGTTCACGGCGGACTGGTGTCCTCCGTGCCGGCAGATGGGACCGGTGTTGCGGGCCCTCGCCGTCGAAGAGGCGGATCGGCTGAAAGTGGTGCAGCTGAACGTCGATCAGAATCCGGAGACCACGAACGCCTACAAGGTGCTCTCGATGCCCACGTTCATGGTCTTCCGGGGTGGTGAGCCGGTGAAGGCCATGGTGGGGGCCCGGCCCAAGCGCCGGCTGCTGGAGGAACTGGCCGATGTGACCTGA
- the treS gene encoding maltose alpha-D-glucosyltransferase, whose product MIVNEPVPDTFEDTPAKDRDPEWFKRAVFYEVLVRSFQDSNGDGVGDLKGITAKLDYLQWLGVDCLWLPPFFKSPLRDGGYDVSDYTAVLPEFGDLADFVEFVDSAHQRGMRVIIDFVMNHTSDQHPWFQESRKDPDGPYGDYYMWADDDKQYPDARIIFVDTEASNWTFDPVRKQYFWHRFFSHQPDLNYENPAVQEEIISALKFWLDLGIDGFRLDAVPYLFAAEGTNCENLPATHEFLRRVRKEIDAQYPDTVVLAEANQWPEDVVDYFGDFQSGGDEAHMAFHFPVMPRIFMAVRRESRYPVSEILAKTPAIPSSCQWGIFLRNHDELTLEMVTDEERDYMWAEYAKDPRMRANIGIRRRLAPLLDNDRNQIELFTALLLSLPGSPILYYGDEIGMGDNIWLGDRDAVRTPMQWTPDRNAGFSSCDPGRLSLPTIMDPVYGYQVTNVEASMSSPSSLLHWTRRMIEIRKQNLAFGLGSYRELPSSNPAVIAFLREYEDDLVLCVNNFSRFAQPTELDLRAFNGRHPVELFGGVRFPAVGELPYLLTLAGHGFYWFRLRKEAA is encoded by the coding sequence ATGATCGTCAACGAGCCCGTCCCGGACACCTTCGAGGACACTCCCGCCAAGGACCGGGACCCCGAGTGGTTCAAACGCGCCGTCTTCTACGAGGTCCTGGTCCGCTCCTTCCAGGACAGCAACGGCGACGGCGTCGGTGACCTCAAGGGCATCACCGCCAAACTCGACTACCTCCAGTGGCTCGGCGTCGACTGCCTCTGGCTGCCACCGTTCTTCAAATCCCCCCTGCGCGACGGCGGTTACGACGTCTCCGACTACACCGCCGTACTCCCCGAGTTCGGCGACCTCGCCGACTTCGTGGAGTTCGTCGACTCCGCCCACCAACGCGGCATGCGCGTCATCATCGACTTCGTCATGAATCACACCAGCGACCAGCACCCGTGGTTCCAGGAGTCGAGGAAGGACCCCGACGGCCCGTACGGCGACTACTACATGTGGGCCGACGACGACAAGCAGTACCCCGACGCCCGCATCATCTTCGTCGACACCGAAGCCTCCAACTGGACCTTCGACCCGGTCCGCAAGCAGTACTTCTGGCACCGCTTCTTCTCCCACCAGCCGGACCTCAACTACGAGAACCCGGCCGTCCAGGAAGAGATCATCTCCGCGCTGAAGTTCTGGCTGGACCTGGGCATCGACGGCTTCCGCCTGGACGCGGTCCCGTACCTGTTCGCGGCCGAGGGCACCAACTGCGAAAACCTTCCGGCAACCCACGAGTTCCTCCGCCGGGTGCGCAAGGAGATCGACGCGCAGTACCCGGACACGGTGGTGCTGGCGGAGGCGAACCAGTGGCCCGAGGACGTCGTCGACTATTTCGGCGACTTCCAGAGCGGCGGGGACGAAGCCCACATGGCGTTCCACTTCCCGGTCATGCCTCGCATCTTCATGGCGGTCCGCCGGGAGTCGAGGTATCCGGTCTCGGAGATCCTCGCCAAGACCCCCGCGATCCCGTCGAGTTGCCAGTGGGGCATCTTCCTGCGCAACCACGACGAGCTGACCCTGGAGATGGTCACCGACGAGGAACGCGACTATATGTGGGCGGAGTACGCGAAGGACCCGCGTATGCGCGCCAACATCGGCATCCGCAGGCGCCTGGCCCCGCTCCTGGACAACGACCGCAACCAGATCGAGCTGTTCACGGCCCTGCTCCTGTCGCTGCCCGGCTCGCCGATCCTCTACTACGGCGACGAGATCGGCATGGGCGACAACATCTGGCTCGGCGACCGCGACGCCGTCCGCACGCCGATGCAGTGGACACCGGATCGCAACGCAGGATTTTCGTCCTGTGACCCCGGCCGGCTGTCGCTGCCGACCATCATGGATCCCGTCTACGGCTACCAGGTCACCAACGTCGAGGCGTCGATGTCGTCGCCCTCGTCGTTGCTGCACTGGACGCGCCGCATGATCGAGATCCGTAAGCAGAACCTGGCGTTCGGCCTCGGCTCGTACCGGGAACTGCCGTCGTCGAATCCCGCGGTGATCGCGTTCCTTCGCGAGTACGAGGACGACCTCGTCCTGTGCGTGAACAACTTCTCCCGGTTCGCGCAGCCGACGGAACTGGACCTGCGGGCGTTCAATGGGAGGCATCCGGTCGAACTGTTCGGCGGGGTGCGCTTTCCGGCCGTGGGCGAGCTGCCGTACTTGCTGACGCTGGCGGGCCACGGCTTCTACTGGTTCCGGCTCCGCAAGGAAGCCGCCTAG
- a CDS encoding ATP-binding protein produces MDEPVGLELMSKAEYERRYGPEREASPLSLQQISELFYQFLAAVARPKSKDCDPARNLTERLRAHLGSAPGDRPVVKAAYPPYDLPNVHLALEHWFAGEDRSYELVGMRGASNRSDLTLGDILEAADRHDRFTIGAVDYAHLPVSPDDELACVSCGFYLGAEGEDRFAVLLRGPGDEYGRDKVEIEVLAQDKEFADRLLAEIDVLVREHNIFRGQVLSFEGSEFGHGLGPFRFHRRPTLTRDDIVLPEGLLERVERQVVGVARRREQLRAAGQHLRRGLLLYGPPGTGKTHTIRYLLSHLPQFTVVVLSGTSIEAIGPACALARMLQPALVVLEDCDLIAEARDHGSGEQPLLFQILNEMDGLGDDADVAFLLTTNRADLLEPALVQRPGRVDLAVEIPLPDAPGRARLLDLYGTGLDLDETVAAEAVTRTAGTTASFTKELVRRSVLIAAERESPRTEPADLRAALDELLSDRDQLTRRLLGVRGAGDGGEGERADADEPAFP; encoded by the coding sequence ATGGACGAACCGGTCGGACTGGAGCTCATGAGCAAGGCCGAGTACGAGCGCCGGTACGGCCCCGAACGCGAGGCCTCGCCCCTCTCGTTGCAGCAGATCAGCGAACTCTTCTACCAGTTCCTCGCCGCGGTCGCCCGCCCCAAGTCCAAGGACTGCGACCCCGCCCGCAACCTCACCGAACGCCTCCGCGCCCACCTCGGCTCCGCCCCCGGCGACCGGCCCGTCGTCAAGGCCGCGTATCCGCCGTACGACCTCCCGAACGTGCATCTCGCGCTGGAGCACTGGTTCGCCGGGGAGGACCGCTCCTACGAACTGGTGGGCATGCGCGGCGCGTCGAACCGCAGCGACCTCACCCTCGGCGACATCCTCGAAGCCGCCGACCGCCACGACAGGTTCACCATCGGAGCCGTCGACTACGCCCATCTGCCGGTCTCGCCCGACGACGAACTCGCCTGTGTCTCCTGCGGGTTCTACCTCGGCGCGGAGGGCGAGGACCGGTTCGCGGTGCTGCTGCGCGGGCCGGGGGACGAGTACGGGCGCGACAAGGTGGAGATCGAAGTCCTCGCGCAGGACAAGGAGTTCGCGGACCGGCTGCTCGCCGAGATCGACGTGCTGGTGCGCGAGCACAACATCTTCCGCGGCCAGGTGCTCTCCTTCGAGGGCTCGGAGTTCGGCCACGGCCTCGGCCCGTTCCGCTTCCACCGCCGCCCGACTCTCACCCGCGACGACATCGTCCTCCCCGAGGGACTGCTGGAACGCGTCGAGCGCCAGGTCGTCGGCGTGGCCCGCCGCCGCGAGCAACTCCGCGCCGCCGGCCAGCACTTGCGCCGCGGCCTCCTCCTCTACGGCCCGCCCGGCACCGGCAAGACCCACACGATCCGCTATCTCCTCTCCCACCTCCCGCAGTTCACGGTCGTCGTCCTGTCCGGCACGAGCATCGAGGCGATCGGCCCCGCCTGCGCCCTGGCCCGCATGCTCCAGCCCGCGCTCGTCGTCCTGGAGGACTGCGACCTGATCGCCGAGGCCCGCGACCACGGCAGCGGCGAACAGCCCCTGCTCTTCCAGATCCTGAACGAGATGGACGGCCTGGGCGACGACGCCGATGTCGCCTTCCTCCTCACCACCAACCGCGCCGACCTCCTCGAACCGGCCCTCGTCCAACGCCCCGGCCGCGTCGACCTCGCCGTGGAGATCCCCCTCCCGGACGCCCCGGGCCGCGCCCGCCTCCTTGACCTCTACGGCACCGGCCTGGACCTCGACGAGACGGTGGCCGCCGAGGCGGTGACCCGCACGGCGGGCACGACGGCGTCATTCACGAAGGAGCTGGTACGCCGGTCCGTCCTGATCGCGGCCGAACGCGAGTCGCCCCGCACGGAACCCGCCGACCTCCGCGCGGCCCTCGACGAACTCCTCTCCGACCGCGACCAGTTGACGCGCCGGCTGCTCGGGGTGCGTGGGGCCGGGGACGGTGGGGAGGGCGAGCGGGCGGACGCGGACGAGCCGGCGTTTCCCTGA